CATGTCTGAAATCTGTTTTTTGAATCAGCTGCCAAGTTCCGAATATTGGATAAAGTCCCTGATGAACCATGAACCATGGGAGAAATGTGCCTGGAATTTTCACACAATCTGGGTTGCCAGCTCTTcagtccttttcttttccttgaccCCGAACGTTGATTTGCAGGATACAAAATCAAATAGGATAACTTTAGAATGTGACCCAGGTTTCGCAAATGCATTGCATGTTCTCCCTGATGGTGTAAAGTACTAGCATGACAAAGGTCAAGACATGTACCGTGCTGCTATGCATATCTTAATAGTTTGGTTTGCTTTCATGTTTCGAGCAGGCTCTAAATGTGTCTCATCATCGAGCATGGCTCAAACACTGTTGCAAGAGATAATTGTGGCAGGTTGTGCAGTATTTGGATTGTCCCATACGATTTCCAGTATTGTGAGTTTGTGACGTTCTCAGCGTCTGTCTGAACAGTACTGCCATGTACTATGTAGGAAGAGAAGACGATGTGTTCTGTATATGTGTGAATATTTCTATGCGAAGCATGCAGCAGGTCATTTGCTTATTCCCACGATGAACTATGTTTTACTCTTAAGGAATAAATCGACGTTTGGTCCGTCAACTCTTCTGTCTCTCATTTTTTACCTTAACTTGAATACCGTTCACTTTGTGTACCAGTTTAAGATTTGGCCCTTAAGCCGCCCAAAAGCAATTTTGGGTTGGCATGgtaatgattttttttactttaaATAGTTCCTCAAAAATCCTGGAGATTTTAGGACCAAAGAAATCGCACAAAAATaacgaaaaaaaataaaaagcagATCTTGTGAAACAAGATGTAGAAACTTAAAATAAAAGATTCCGTAgattatagaaaaataaaaaaggctttataaaaatttaaataaattcaTATGGATCCTGTCATCAATAATAGGGGATGTGAAGTTCTAGCCTGCCTTTGACCCAGCCCGGTCCGCTCCACCCCACCCCCAAGGCCCCAACGCGATGGCGATAAAATAAAAAGGGGCCCTTTTGACCGAAACGAAATTTGATTAGGACTAACAAATTAGGCTGTTCTTTGCACCTGGCTTTGGCTGCAGGCATCGTTAAGCATATATAGAACCGATGTCTCAGCTGATGTCCCTTGGCAGCCTTTATTGGACTTGAGTGAGGTCAATGGCAGCCCCTGCAACGGTTCAAGAGGGAATTAgcatgctcttttttttttatcgtGCACTTGCACTTTCTTAAATTTAGACGGGCTTAGTCACAGTGAGATCAAACCACAGGCAACATGAATTGAGCGATATAACAAGAGTACAGGTATTGCTACAATCATTTGAAACCATTCAGTCAGTGTTATCTGTATTCAAGCATAGAATGTCATCTCATTCTCAAAGAGGGCTTCCTCTTGGCATCCCTAGTTTTTACAGGAACTGCATAGAATGCAAGTACAGATATTGCTACAACCACGTGAAATCATTCTGTCCACCTTACTCGAGTGTTCTCTGTATTCAAGAATGCTCCTATGTTAGGACCCTGACAATGACAGAGCTAAGAAAATGCTTTCCATTCTTAGATATGTGTCTCTGAAATTTACGGAAGATAATGCAGCAGTTAGTGGAGAGAATGAATAGTAGAGTGCAGAATGAAATGATGTCTCTGAAATGTATGGATCTAGTAGTCAGCTCACCCAGAACTGCAGAAATGGAGTTTGTCACTCCAGTCCAACAATCACAGTACACCGACGACTATTATCAGTAACAGTTTGTGGTTCTTAAAAGAGTTTTGCACTTGTTCCAACCATACAAAATTCGTTCTGTGAATCCGATAGTCACAGTCCTTGTAGTGTTCGTTTTCTTACCTTTGGGGCCCCTTTCACCTTCACCTTGAGCTTCAAGTTTCGATTGACTTTTTGTCACAAGTCTCGACTCTCGAGTATCAGAACATTTGAAGTCATGTAAAATGTCAGTCCACTACCATTGCCATAGTCCAGGTGTGCTACCAGTACTTGCTGAGAACGGTCACAGTCTCAAGCCATTTCTCAGTGATCAAGATCAACACACTTGCGCCTACACACTTCCATTAGTTCCTTGTCTGTCCTTGGTCATGATCAAGATCAACTAGCATTCAGTCTTCACATAGCGAGAAAGCACATTGCCATTCGATTATGACATTTGAAGTTTCCAAGCTATAGCCTCCAAATATGACATTCAGTCTTAGTCCGGTCTATGTATCTTGATGCTATAGATACAAATCCACCTTTCCGACATAGGAGGATTTGGAAATGGAAAATACCTCTAAAAATTAAAATCTTTCTCTGGTTTCTGCAAAGGGGTGTCATTCTGACAAAAGACAACCTTGCTAGGAAAAACTGGAAAGGGAGTGAGAAATGCTTGTGTTGTAACATGAATGAAACAATACAACACCTCTTTTTTGACTGTCCTTTTGCGAAAATGATTTGGAGGATTATTTTCTATGCTACTAACCTGGACCAACCTAGATCTATTGACCACATGTTCGGTACTTGGCTTAATAATCAACACAAAAAAATTAAGCCCTTGATTTGGGTTGGTTTGGCTGCCTTATGCTGGGCTATCTGGAGATGCCGGAATGACATAATTTTTAAAAGAATGAAATCTAATTCTATTATGCAGGTTATTTTCAGGGGAGCTTATTGGCTACGCTTCTGGGCCCAGTTGCAGCGTGATGAGCAGGCCAAGGACACCCTCGTTGAGATGAGCAAGAAATTAGAGATGATTGCTTTAGAAATTACCAATAGAGGGTGGAAGCATTTTTTACGTTTGCTTTAGATCTCTTGTCTATGTTAAAGACTATCGGCTTGTTGTTTATTTTTTCGAACTCTGTATTACTTGGCTGGGTACATCCTCGGATGTAGAGGCCGGATTTTAttatccattatctaaaaaaaaatgACATTCAGTCTTCACATACCCCCTTGGCACTTGCAGATAGGACTTGTTGTCCAGAGCGGCAGATGTTCCTTGGCAGtaacaaggggggggggggatatcAAACAGCCACCAGCGCATTGATTTGTGGCATCTGAAGACTCGATTGCATTAGTATTCTGTTCAAGTTCACATGACAAAGTCGGTGAGATTTCTGTCGCACAAAATGCAGAGCTATGATTCAGACTGGGAGTTCAGAGTTTAGAGTCAGACAGACAACGCGAGCAAGGCGACGGCGAGCGTTTGCACCGTGAGGTCAGCAGTCCCTCTCTGAGGCGCAAAACTTTGTGGGAAACAATCTGATAGAATAGAACATAGGCAACAACAACATTTGCTTGTTCTCATCATGAAACTGTCCATTCCCAAATGTACACTTTTTTTTGTTCTGTTTTGTACTTTTGTACATACAATTATCTACGGATCCGAAGAGCTCAGGCAAGTGACGATGGCCATGAAGATGTTGACGGTGTCAAGGTAAAAAGAGATGGCCGCCATGACGTACTCGTCGTAGCCGTGGCGCTTGATGAGGTTGTCGGTGTCGTAGATGATGAAGCCGGAGAACACCAGCGCGACGACGCACCCGTACACCGTCGTCGCGACACTCCCCATCGGCAGCAGCATCTGCAGGTAGCAGAACAAGCTTCAGGTTCAGAGGGACGGCAATGGCAGGTTTTGAACACTAGAGGTTCAGAGAAACGCGAGGAGCAGAGGTGGTCGGTCTGGATCTGGTTGCCCGACCTGGGCGAGCCAGTAGAGCATGAGGATGAGGCACGCCGCGGCCAGGAAGGGCCCGAGGAAGCTGAAGTCGTggcccctcctcgccgcccagAACGTGTAGAGCGTCAGGCCGACGACCACCACCAGTGTCAGGGACGCCGCTTCGACGATGATGATACCTGCCAAAGTGAATGCATGTCAGTGCATTTGATGTCCATAGATGCATGATTATTACATGGTATATATCATAGTAGAATTTTTCCAAGAGTTTCAGGATTTATGAATCAAAAGGATCTTGGAAGAGGTTTAGAATGCAGCAATTTAAAATGAATTTCGCAAGAGTTTCAGGGCTGGTATAATGCTATGCAGGAGGCCTGAAACTGAAATTCTTGTGGTTCTACTTCTACTAGATGAGACGAGTGTCACCTTTCCTGGAGAGGCAGCCCAAGCCGACGGCGAGGCTCATGGAAACGGTGAAGAGGGCGAGGAGGACGAGGTTGATGGGGTGCCGCTTCCGGAGGAACACCATGGGCAGCAACACTGTCGTGTCCAGACACGAGTGACAACCGGTCACCGAAATACACGTACGATCAAGCACTGAAGGTGAACGAACACTGATGGATTTACATATCGGGCGATCGGGCTAGCTAGGTGCTCACGGATGATGGGGGCGACGATGATGGCCACGAaggcgg
This portion of the Panicum virgatum strain AP13 chromosome 2N, P.virgatum_v5, whole genome shotgun sequence genome encodes:
- the LOC120658691 gene encoding protein LIFEGUARD 2-like, whose translation is MGKGDHRDLESVSAFPPAGAYMIESPQLQWAFIRKVYALVAMQLLATVAVAAAVYFVPAIRRFFAARTPAAVAAFVAIIVAPIILLLPMVFLRKRHPINLVLLALFTVSMSLAVGLGCLSRKGIIIVEAASLTLVVVVGLTLYTFWAARRGHDFSFLGPFLAAACLILMLYWLAQMLLPMGSVATTVYGCVVALVFSGFIIYDTDNLIKRHGYDEYVMAAISFYLDTVNIFMAIVTCLSSSDP